A single region of the Mus caroli chromosome 16, CAROLI_EIJ_v1.1, whole genome shotgun sequence genome encodes:
- the Mettl22 gene encoding methyltransferase-like protein 22 yields the protein MGPAMDEVTFKSDTVLSDVHLYTPNQRHLMVRLNGMGQPVFLSQFKLLWSRDSWTDSGAEDSGPRDVSTEEMPPTGSGSGHSHEDLSLQAGDDNTIQEGLSVPLDEDGDLDVVRRPRAASDPNPAEPARDKVHPTILAQEEDDLVGDQAHESCPHSIIKIEHTMATPLEDVGKQVWRGALLLADYILFRRDLFQGCTVLELGAGTGLASIVAATMAHTVYCTDVGTDLLAMCQRNVALNSHLTATGGGVVKVKELDWLKDNLCTDPKVPFSWSEEEIADLYDHTTVLLAAEVFYDDDLTNALFNTLSRLVHRLKNACTAIFSVEKRFNFTLRHLDVTCEAYDHFRASLDSLEKLADGRLRFMVEPVEASFPQLLVYERIRQLELWKIVVEPAA from the exons ATGGGCCCAGCCATGGACGAGGTCACCTTCAAAAGCGACACTGTGCTGTCAGATGTCCACCTGTACACCCCCAACCAGAGGCACCTCATGGTGCGGCTGAATGGCATGGGGCAGCCAG TCTTCCTGTCCCAGTTCAAGCTCTTGTGGAGTCGGGACTCTTGGACAGACTCGGGGGCTGAGGACAGTGGTCCCAGAGACGTCTCCACAGAGGAGATGCCTCCTACTGGGTCAGGAAGTGGCCACAGTCATGAGGATTTGTCCCTCCAGGCTGGGGATGACAACACCATCCAGGAAGGGTTGAGTGTTCCCCTGGACGAGGATGGGGACCTGGATGTGGTCCGAAGGCCACGGGCTGCTTCTGATCCCAACCCGGCAGAGCCCGCAAGAGACAAGGTACACCCCACGATTCTAGCACAGGAGGAAGATGACCTCGTGGGAGACCAGGCGCATGAGAGCTGCCCCCACAGCATCATCAAAATAG AGCACACCATGGCCACGCCCCTGGAGGATGTAGGCAAGCAG GTGTGGCGGGGTGCCCTACTCCTGGCAGACTATATCCTGTTCCGAAGAGACCTCTTCCAGGGATGCACCGTGCTGGAGCTTGGGGCAGGCACAGGGCTCGCCAGCATCGTGGCAGCCACGATGGCACACACCGTTTATTGTACAG ATGTCGGCACAGACCTCCTGGCCATGTGCCAACGAAACGTTGCCCTCAACAGCCACCTGACTGCCACTGGAG GTGGCGTGGTTAAGGTCAAGGAGCTGGACTGGCTGAAGGACAACCTCTGCACAG ATCCCAAAGTTCCCTTCAGCTGGTCAGAAGAAGAAATCGCTGACCTGTATGACCACACCACTGTGCTGCTTGCAGCCGAAG TGTTCTACGATGATGACTTAACCAACGCTCTGTTTAACACACTCTCCCGACTGGTCCACAGACTGAAAAATGCCTGCACCGCCATCTTCTCAGTGGAAAAAAG GTTCAACTTCACACTGAGACACTTGGACGTCACGTGTGAAGCCTACGATCACTTCCGTGCCTCCCTGGACTCATTGGAGAAGCTGGCCGATGGCCGGCTGCGCTTCATGGTGGAGCCTGTGGAGGCCTCCTTCCCGCAGCT